TTGGTTATACTGAGCGCAACGAGTCCTTCTCGTGGGAGTACATCGATTGGCAGGAGTTCAGTTTAAGTCGATCTCAAAAATCTTTGGCAAAGACGTCAAAGCAGTGGATGACCTCAAGCTCGACATCAATGATGGCGAGTTTATGGTTCTGGTCGGCCCTTCTGGCTGCGGCAAGACCACCGCGCTGCGCATGATCGCCGGACTCGAAGAGGCCACCAGTGGTGATCTGATGATCGGCGAGCGGCGGGTGAACGACGTTCCGCCGAAAGACCGCGACATCGCGATGGTCTTTCAGAATTACGCGCTGTACCCCCACATGACGGTGTACGACAACATCGCCTTTGGCCTGCGCCTCCGCGAGCTGAAAGGGTTCTTCTGGCAGATCACGCACATGGGTGAGGCCAAGAAGGTGAAGGACAGCATCGACCAGCGAGTCCAAGAAGCGGCCCGGATGCTCGATATTGGACACCTGCTCCAGCGAAAACCCGCTGCGCTTTCAGGTGGTCAGCGCCAGCGCGTGGCTTTGGGACGCGCGATCGTCCGCAAACCCAAAGTCTTCTTGATGGACGAGCCTCTTTCTAACCTGGATGCAAAACTACGTATTCAGACTCGAGCTGAACTCATTCGTCTCCATCGCCAACTGGGTATCACGACGATCTACGTGACGCACGACCAGGTCGAGGCGATGACGATGGGCCAGCGCGTAGCCGTCATGAAGGACGGCAAACTTCAACAGTGCGACCATCCCGAGGTCGTGTACCGCCAGCCCGCGAACAAGTTTGTCGCTGGCTTTATCGGTGCTCCTCCCATGAACTTTCTCGAAGCTCGGCTGGTGGACGCGAGCGATGGTCTCTGGGTCGATACCGGCGACTTCAAATTCAAATTGCCCAAGGATCACCCCGCACGCCGGCTGGCTGGGCAAGAAGTAACGTTGGGCTTCCGGCCGGAAGATGTCTACGATGCTTCGCTCAACAACCCGATCCAGTCAACGCCCGAGAACACGATTGATGCGCTGATCGACGTCATGGAGCCGCTGGGCCACGTGTACACACTGTATCTAAAGGTCGGCGAACACACCTTCCAGGCGACCATCGACTCTTCAACGTCCGTGAAAGAGCGCGAGATGGCCAAGTTCTCCATCAACCTGGATGCACTGCACATCTTCGATAAAGCGACCGAGGAAGCCGTTCGGTAACTCTGCGCCATGGCTTATCGTGATTCGCTCGACGAGATCGATCTGAAGATTCTCGACCTGCTCCAGCGGGATGGCCGTATCACGAATGCTGACCTTGCGCGTCTCGTGGGGCTGTCACCTCCGTCGGTGCTACAGCGCGTGCGAAAACTAGAGGATGCAGGGGTCATCGTTGCGTATGAAACGCGGCTCGATGCGGAAAAACTAGGGTTCGGCTTGCTGATCTACGTTCAGATTGGCCTGAGCTTGCACCATGACCGGGCCATTACCGAGTTCAGGCGAGCGGTCAAGGCGATGCCCGAGGTTCTGGAATGTCAGCACGTGAGCGGCGATTTCGACTTTCTACTGAAAGTCGTGGCACAAGACATGCGCACTTACGAGAAGTTCGTCACGGAAAAGATTTCGATCATTCGGGGAGTGGGGAAAATCCACTCGTTCTTCACGTTGGGGACAACCAAGGACACCAACATCCTCCCGTTGGAGCAGGTGAAGTGACCGCAGACTTTGCCTCAGCGTGGGCCGAGCTTGAGTCGGAGCGCGCCGTGCTTGTCGAGCATGTTCGCTCGTTAGGTGATCAAGGTCGTCAACCGGGCGTGCCAGGAGGGCTGAGTCCCCTGGCCACGATTGAGCATCTTGCTCGGACCGAGAAGATGTACCAAGGCTGGATCGAGAAGGCGGCAGCTTCGAACGGAGCGGGCGATCCCAAACCGAACTTCATCTACCGTATGGTCCGGAAGCGCATGCACTCAGCAAAAGCGGTTCCAACCACGCCCGGCCTCACCCCGGCAACTGACTTCGATCTCGACGAAGCAGCTGGGAATTGGGCGCAGATCCGTCAGGTGCTCGAATCGCCATTGAAACAGCTTGCCGAAGCGGGCCGAGCGTTCCGTCATCCGGTGTTTGGACGAATGGGAGCAGATGACTACATCAGCCTGACCCGGGCCCATATCCACTACCACCGACAGCGGATGCCTTGAGGGAGTTCGCTCAGGTCCTTGACACGCGGGATGCCAGGGTTTCATAATGTGCATTGGCATCGTGGAACCACTGTGCCAAATTCGTCAGGCCAAGGAGGCGTGTCCAGACTGGAACGAAATTCGATCACGATTCGATCCGCTTGACACGAAACCCTGCGCGAACATTGAGCGCAAGGGTTTTTTTGCCCCAACTTGATGAAATGGATCGCTTAGGAAGAAAATTGAATGCCGACAGTTAATCAGCTCGTTCGAAAAGGACGCCGGTCGAAATCGTTTAAGTCCAAGTCGCCGGCTTTGAAGGGGAACCCGTTCCGCCGCGGAGTTTGCACGGTTGTGCGAACCCAGACGCCGAAGAAGCCGAACTCGGCTCTTCGCAAGGTGGCTCGTGTTCGTCTGACGAACGGCATCGAAGTCTCGGCTTACATCCCGGGCATTGGCCACAACCTCCAGGAGCACAGCGTTGTTCTGGTTCGAGGCGGTCGCGTCAAGGACCTTCCTGGTGTGCGCTATCACATCGTTCGCGGTACCCAACAGACCGCCGGTACTGCCAACCGCAAGCAAGGCCGCAGCAAGTACGGCGCGAAGCGACCGAAGGCCGCGAAGTAAGGATAAAGATTCAAAATGCCACGAAAAGGTCAAGCTGAAAAACGAATTGTCGCCCCGGATCCCGTATACGGAAGCGAGCTTATCCAGCGGTTTATCAACCGCCTGATGCTGGACGGCAAGAAGTCGATCGCCGAGCACATCTTCTACTCGGCTGTCGATGAAGCCGCCAAGAAGGCTGAAGTCGAGCCGCGCGAGTTGTTCGAGAAGGCCGTCGCCAACGTCATGCCGGTCATGGAAGTTCGAGCCCGCCGCGTCGGTGGTCAGAACTACCAGGTCCCGATGGAAGTCCGCCCGGTCCGCAAGCGCACCCTCGCCTTCCGCTGGCTCGTTGAGAACAGCCGCAAGCGCAATGGTCGCAGCATGGTGGAGCGCCTGAGCTCGGAACTGCTGGATGCCTACAACGGAACCGGCCCGAGCGTCAAGAAGCGCGAAGACACTCACCGTATGGCAGACGCGAACAAGGCGTTCTCTCACTACCGATTCTAGGTCGGACGTAGAACGATCGACTCTTTCGCGCGCTCGGTGGACATCATCCGCCGGCGCGCGAATGAATGAATCCCGAACGAAATAACGAATTTCATTAACCCGCAATTAAGGAGCAAACCCGAGAGCTATGGCACGCAGTCACCCCCTCGACCTCGTAAGAAACATTGGCATCGCAGCACACATCGATGCTGGAAAGACCACCACCACGGAGCGAATCCTGTACTACACGGGTAAGTCGCACAAGATCGGTGAGGTCCACGATGGGGCTGCAACCATGGACTGGATGGAGCAGGAGCAGGAGCGCGGTATTACGATCACCTCCGCTGCCACTTCGTGCTTCTGGAGCGGTTCGAAGAAGGACAAGCCCGAGCACAAGATCAACATCATCGACACGCCCGGCCACGTTGACTTCACGGTAGAAGTCGAGCGGTCGCTGCGCGTGCTTGATGGCCTGGTCGCGGTCTACTGCGCGGTTGGCGGTGTCCAGCCTCAGTCCGAGACGGTTTGGCGACAGGCGAACAAGTACATGGTCCCTCGCATCGCGTACGTGAACAAGATGGACCGACTTGGCGCGGACTTCTACGCGGTCGTTTCGCGACTGCGCGAGCGTCTGGCTGCCAACGCGGTGCCGATCCAGATTCCCATCGGTGCAGAGAGCGAGTACAAGGGCTACATTGACCTCGTCACCATGACCGCCACGATGTACAAGTCGGACGACGGAAAGCTGTTTGAAGAGTGCGAGATTCCCGCAGACCTCATGGCTTCGGCCAACGAGTGGCGCGAGAAGATGCTTGAAGGCATCGCCGACGTCGACGATTCGATCATGGAGCGATATCTGGGTGGGGAAGAGATTCCAGTCGCCGAGTTGAAGGCCGCCATCCGCAAGGGAGTTCTGGCCAACAAGCTTGTCCCCTGCATCTCGGGATCGTCGTTCAAGAACAAGGGCGTCCAGGCGATGGTCGATGCGGTCGTCGAGTACCTGCCGTCCCCGCTCGATGTCGGTGCGCTGAAGGGCATTCATCCGCAGACGGACGAAGAGCTCGTGCGACAGCCCGACGACAAGGAGCCGTTCTCGGCGCTCGCGTTCAAGATCATGTCCGACAAGTACGTCGGCCGCTTGACCTTCATCCGCGTCTACAGCGGTGTCCTCAAGAAGGGCTCGCCAGTGCTGATCTCGTACCGCGATCCGCTGACGAACGAACTCCGAACTCGAACCGAGCGCGTGGGCCGCATTCTCGAAATGCACGCAAACAACCGCCAGGACATCGATGAGGTGTGCGCAGGCGAAATCGTGGGCGTCATCGGCGTGAGCGACGTGCGCACCGGCTATACGCTGTGTGCCGAGGCCAGCCCGATCTGTCTTGAGTCGATCAAGTTCCCCGAGCCGGTTATCCAGATCGCGATCGAGCCCAAGAGCCGAGCCGACCAGGAGAAGCTGGGCACCAGCCTGCAACGACTTGCCGAAGAAGATCCGACGTTCCGCGTCTTCACCGACGCCGAGAGCGGCCAGACCATCATCAGCGGCATGGGCGAGCTCCACTTGGAAATCATTGTCGACCGCCTCAACCGCGAGTTCGGCGTCCAGGCCAACCAGGGCAAGCCGATGGTTGCATACCGCGAGACGGTGAGCTCCAGTTCGAAGGCCGAAGGCCGGTTCATCCGCCAGTCGGGTGGATCGGGTCAGTACGGTCACTGCTGGGTTGAGCTGACTCCGCTCCAGCCGGGCGAAGGCTTCGTCTTTGAGAACAAGGTCGTCGGTGGTTCGATTCCCCGTGAGTACATCCCCGCGATCGAAAAGGGCGTGCGAGAAGCCATGCTCCAAGGTGTCGTCGCCGGATACCCGGTCGTCGACGTGAAGGTTGCGGTCTACGACGGTAGCTAC
The Chthonomonas sp. DNA segment above includes these coding regions:
- a CDS encoding ABC transporter ATP-binding protein, which translates into the protein MAGVQFKSISKIFGKDVKAVDDLKLDINDGEFMVLVGPSGCGKTTALRMIAGLEEATSGDLMIGERRVNDVPPKDRDIAMVFQNYALYPHMTVYDNIAFGLRLRELKGFFWQITHMGEAKKVKDSIDQRVQEAARMLDIGHLLQRKPAALSGGQRQRVALGRAIVRKPKVFLMDEPLSNLDAKLRIQTRAELIRLHRQLGITTIYVTHDQVEAMTMGQRVAVMKDGKLQQCDHPEVVYRQPANKFVAGFIGAPPMNFLEARLVDASDGLWVDTGDFKFKLPKDHPARRLAGQEVTLGFRPEDVYDASLNNPIQSTPENTIDALIDVMEPLGHVYTLYLKVGEHTFQATIDSSTSVKEREMAKFSINLDALHIFDKATEEAVR
- a CDS encoding Lrp/AsnC family transcriptional regulator — protein: MAYRDSLDEIDLKILDLLQRDGRITNADLARLVGLSPPSVLQRVRKLEDAGVIVAYETRLDAEKLGFGLLIYVQIGLSLHHDRAITEFRRAVKAMPEVLECQHVSGDFDFLLKVVAQDMRTYEKFVTEKISIIRGVGKIHSFFTLGTTKDTNILPLEQVK
- a CDS encoding DinB family protein — protein: MTADFASAWAELESERAVLVEHVRSLGDQGRQPGVPGGLSPLATIEHLARTEKMYQGWIEKAAASNGAGDPKPNFIYRMVRKRMHSAKAVPTTPGLTPATDFDLDEAAGNWAQIRQVLESPLKQLAEAGRAFRHPVFGRMGADDYISLTRAHIHYHRQRMP
- a CDS encoding 30S ribosomal protein S12, which codes for MPTVNQLVRKGRRSKSFKSKSPALKGNPFRRGVCTVVRTQTPKKPNSALRKVARVRLTNGIEVSAYIPGIGHNLQEHSVVLVRGGRVKDLPGVRYHIVRGTQQTAGTANRKQGRSKYGAKRPKAAK
- the rpsG gene encoding 30S ribosomal protein S7, with translation MPRKGQAEKRIVAPDPVYGSELIQRFINRLMLDGKKSIAEHIFYSAVDEAAKKAEVEPRELFEKAVANVMPVMEVRARRVGGQNYQVPMEVRPVRKRTLAFRWLVENSRKRNGRSMVERLSSELLDAYNGTGPSVKKREDTHRMADANKAFSHYRF
- the fusA gene encoding elongation factor G; the protein is MARSHPLDLVRNIGIAAHIDAGKTTTTERILYYTGKSHKIGEVHDGAATMDWMEQEQERGITITSAATSCFWSGSKKDKPEHKINIIDTPGHVDFTVEVERSLRVLDGLVAVYCAVGGVQPQSETVWRQANKYMVPRIAYVNKMDRLGADFYAVVSRLRERLAANAVPIQIPIGAESEYKGYIDLVTMTATMYKSDDGKLFEECEIPADLMASANEWREKMLEGIADVDDSIMERYLGGEEIPVAELKAAIRKGVLANKLVPCISGSSFKNKGVQAMVDAVVEYLPSPLDVGALKGIHPQTDEELVRQPDDKEPFSALAFKIMSDKYVGRLTFIRVYSGVLKKGSPVLISYRDPLTNELRTRTERVGRILEMHANNRQDIDEVCAGEIVGVIGVSDVRTGYTLCAEASPICLESIKFPEPVIQIAIEPKSRADQEKLGTSLQRLAEEDPTFRVFTDAESGQTIISGMGELHLEIIVDRLNREFGVQANQGKPMVAYRETVSSSSKAEGRFIRQSGGSGQYGHCWVELTPLQPGEGFVFENKVVGGSIPREYIPAIEKGVREAMLQGVVAGYPVVDVKVAVYDGSYHDVDSNENAFKQAGVLAFKEAMKLAKPVIKEPIMHVEVTTPEQNVGDVVGDINGRRGRIDGMETSFGATIVNAQVPLSEMFGYVTTLRSLTQGRATPNVTPSHYEVVPNNIASEIISKSQSK